GCTGCCTCCTCGTGACCTCCGCGCGGCTGCGACTGCGACCGACCGCCGGTTTCGCTTCGCGGTCGTCCAGGGAGCGGAGAGCACTGGGCAGGAGGAGGTGGATTTGGTTCCCAAGAGGCGCGGCACCATCAGCCTGAGCGAGAGGGCAGCCGGCCGGCTGGCTGGGCGCCGGTGACGGACGTGCTCGGCTTCCTGCAAGCTCGCCAAGTTGGCGGGCGGTGCTGTTGGTGGCCTTGCTCGTAGCTGCATTGGCCGCGCGCGTGCGCCGAGGAGGCAGCCGATTTAATACGGGGACGAGCCTCCCACTCCCACCTTGCTTCGGACGCTCCCGGGTCCCGGCGCCGTCCATAGGTGCCTCTCATCGCTCCGCTTGGTCCATGGTCCATGGGGTGGAAGGTGGCGTCAGGGggtaaggcggcggcggcggcaccagGCGGCGACAAGCTCAGGTTccctccctcctcctccgccgccgccgcgcggtcGCGGATGAAGCTCTGGCTGGTGCGCGCCACCACCACGGTGCTGCTCTGGACCTGCGTCGTGCAGCTCACCGCCGTCGGGGACACCTGGGGCCCAAGGGTGCTCAAGGGCTGGCCCTCCTGCCTCACGCCGCACGACGAGGAGGCCGCCGCGCGCCCGCGGCCTCCTCTCGTCGACAGGGCCGCCGCGCAGCCGCCTAAAAGTGAGTTCGCCTCGTCATTCTCTGGTTGCTACCTCGCTTTCCTTTGCCCTGTTCCGACCTGCTGTCTGCGCTCTGGACAATAACGATGCGGTTCCCAGCTGGACATTGACAGCCCGCCTGCATCTGCATTGCATCGTGCCGTGGTAGATCCCTCCAAAGCTCCCGCGTACATTTCCTCGGTCTCGCATGAAAGCGACCTGTGATTGGTGGGAGATTTCGGTCGTTTTCGTGTGCTCCGATTGGCAAAGCCCCGCGTAATGCAGGGCGTCACGCCGATTTCGTTCTGTGCTAATAATGTCACCTGTATGTATGTGGTGCTTTCCGCAGCATTTGATGATGCAATCATGCTCACATCGTTTCCACGTTATTGGATCAGTATATTGGTATAAAAACTCACGTCAGGTCGTGCATGCCGTTTACATTGCATTGGGTTAGTATTGGGAATTTACATTATCTTCTTTTGGTCGGTAGGACAACAGTTTTGCCGTTCTGGACCTTCTGGTTATTGTATTCTGACCATGATATTTGCGTTTCGCTGTATTTTCATGCATACTTTTTAGGCGGACCACATTTTCATAGGCTTCTCAGCAGCTCTTGGGTAGCTGCATCATGGGCCTTTTTCTAGTAACCGTAATTGCATTTGGTGAAACAGCACTTGATTTTGTCAATTAGGAGGTAACTTAGCTCTTAGAACACATTTCTGCTCAGACAGAGGACTATAGGAGCCAAGCTAATTGCACCTGTCAACAGAGACCTTGGTTGTTATATGACATTATATTGCACACTGCATTTCCATTAACCTAATGTCTTTCCTAATGAATGGCTGGAAAAGTGTGGCCATACTTTTCTTGTTGCTATTCAAGTACTAAATGCGCACCAGTATTATAGCAATGGTTCcaattagtaaaacatgttttgCATGTTCTTGTGTTTCCTTTCGCTGATGCTTTGTTGCCAATGCCTTCCAGGAATATATAGGAACAATGGCTACTTGATGGTTTCGTGCAATGGTGGGCTTAACCAAATGCGAGCTGCAGTAAGCAATCGGAAAACCCTTATTTGTATTGATTCGTCAGTTTTCTTTACAACGTCTAACTCTTAACACTGATGGCTTCTGGCCTTCCCTACTTTTTTATCAGATATGTGACATGGTTGTAATTGCAAGATATTTGAATGCCACTTTAGTtgtgccagagttggataagacTTCGTTTTGGAATGATCCAAGGTGCTGTTTGGCGACTTCAAATTGCCTTTTAAACTATTACTGAGACTTGTGTTTATGTCAGGGAAGCTAACTGCAGCAATCCATTCTATCCTGCAGTGAGTTCCAAGATATATTTGATGTTGAGCACTTTATAACCTCATTACGAGGTGAAGTTCGCATTCTGAGAGAATTACCCCCAAGGGTAAAGAGAAGAGTTGAACTTGGAATGTTTCATTCCATGCCTCCAGTTAGTTGGTCTGATATCTCCTACTATCAAAACCATGTAAGCAGCATCATATTTTATGCCAAGACTAGTCTACATTGCAGAATTTATTGTATAAACTGACACTTGGTTAATTTTGAATCAGATTCTTCCTTTGATTCGTAAGTACAAGGTTCTCCATCTGAATCGAACTGATGCCAGGCTAGCAAACAATGGTTTACCAATGGAGATTCAGAAACTGCGATGCCGAGTAAATTATGCCTCTCTCAGATTTACCCCACAAATTGAAGAGTTGGGAAAGCGAGTAATTAGAATTCTTCGCCAAAATGGGCCTTTCTTGGTACTTCATTTACGTTATGAAATGGATATGCTGGCTTTTTCTGGCTGTACACAAGGTTGCAGTACTGAAGAGGCAGAAGAACTCACAAGAATGAGGTGAAATTTTGGAATCATACCTTTAACCTGCAGTGAAATTTCATCTATTTCTTATTTGTAGTTGTTCTGTTGACTGGACATGCACCAAACTACTCTTGGCCTCTTGGCTTCAGGTATGCTTATccatggtggaaagaaaaagtgATCGACTCAGACTTGAAAAGAAAAGATGGCCTTTGCCCATTGACGCCCGAGGAGACTGCTCTTGTCCTCAGAGCACTTGACATCGATAGAAGTATGCAAATATACATTGCTGCTGGGGAAATATACGGTGGAAAGCGCAGGATGGCTGCTTTAACTTCAGCATACCCGAATGTGGTGTGCACAAATATATTATGCTTCTATTGTATCATACTTGTTATACAGTACTCCTCCATCTCTCCTTTTGTCATTGCTGATGTCTTGCTACAACCATTATCTGTAGGTGAGGAAGGAGACACTTTTGGAACCTTCTGATCTGATGTTCTTCCAGAACCATTCATCACAAATGGCAGCACTGGATTACTTAGTATCTTTAGAAAGTGATATATTTGTTCCAACATATGATGGAAATATGGCTAAAGTTGTTGAGGGTCATCGGAGGTTTGCATTATTCCACTTTGTCATACAATTTATATTATGCATATCAGCATATGCAGTTTTGACATACCAGGCAGCATGCTAATTGTATTTTCATAATTGTTTCTTCTGAGTGTTGCATTAATGATGTCCTGAGAAATATGAACTGTTAAAGTTTTAAATCACATTGATGATATTGTATTCAACCACCATCAATTCCTCACTACTAACAGTGATGCTTTAAGATTTGTGCAATTGAGTTTTGAGACAGCATAGAAACAGTAGAACTTTATATTTCCCTATTTTCTGAAGCTGAAATCTGGAAATATGTTTATGGAAGTTTATTATTAGTGACTACATATTagatatctttttcttttttctttttgcaatTTCCAAGTATCATGTTAATTACTGGTAATTCCGCACGGATAGCTATAGGGCTATTTCATAATTTCGTCATGCTTTCTACTAGAGATTGTGCAGTTTATCATTTGTAGTAATTACTTGTattctttcattttctgtttctAGATTCATGGGTTACAAGAAGACAGTCTTGTTAGACCGAAAACTCATTGTTGAGCTAGTGGACCGGTACACGAATGGTTCTCTGCGATGGGATGAGTTCTCTGCATTGATCAAGGTTGCCCACGCAAAGCGGATGGGATCAGCTTCAAAGAGGATGGTGATTCCTGACAGACCCAAGGAAGAGGACTATTTCTATGCCAATCCCCAAGAATGCCTCCAGGATCGTGTTCTTTTGCAAACCTCATAATATCCTTTCATGTGTATATACCATATTCACATTATACCAACACAACTGAACCCAAAAGCAAATATTTTGGAGCCAGAAAGGCGACTCGGCTTCTGTCGAGTCATAGATGAGGCCAATCTGTAAACTTGAGGAACGGAGGGAGAAAAGGGGGGTGTTGGATGTAGTTGGTAAATACAAATTATAGAATGGAGGGGGGATTTGTTCATTCCCAAATAAAAAAAGAGATGGACTTGTATAGATGATGGTGATAGAATTACCGCTAAGAAGAATGTAACTTAGGAGAGAACTGAGATGCAGCTGGGTTCCTGCATCCGGTGGTCTTGCGTTGTGTAACATAGCAGTTGTTCTTGAAAGCAGCCCCCATTGTCCCCGCCGGCGAAATTTTGGCAATCATGTTGAAAGATGTATACACTTTTTATTGTATCGATACGTGTATTATATATGTAAATTGTGCAGAATGTTTGTACCACTTGCAGTTTTTATAATGTGATTAGTACATTGAATTCCTGCATGGAGGGTGCTTGTTAACCTCTGAGTTCGTGATCTATGGGGCAGACATTGGTAAATGTGTTACTGTCGGTGTTGATGATTTCTCCATGTGGGCTGGGCAAAAACAACGCCAGAGCGTTTTATCAGTTTGCATGTGTCCGTTGGCATTGTGCCAATGCCAACGTACTTTTATTTCACCATTGGCAGCTTTGTCAGCTGTTCAGTTATCACTTGTCAATTGTCGTTTCCAATATGCTCTCTTGAGTTTCAGTCTATTAGATTTCTATTAGTAGCAGTTTAGGGTGAAACTGGAATGCAGGGCCTGAAAACGTggaatcttttttctttttaattaatACTCTTGTACGGCAATATTAGAGATTcagcactgtttttttttttgtaattttaggACCACTGAAAATCTATTTTCACCGTTGCAAAAGTGGATGGCATTACATAATTTTAGTGGGTAAAGAAGCtaagccttttttttttttgctaattcAGAAACAGAAGAACTACATAAATTTTCCATTAGAAATGGCAAAACTACATAATGAATCAATAGTCTTCCAAAACAAATAGATAACACGCGTTGCAATTCGCCGGCAAGATTTGGAAACGTACATGTGCAGGGTGTATTTTAGACACATGGTTATTCATTGTTGGCGTATAACCGCAGTGTGGGCTCCCCAACGCATCTTGGTGGACGTTAGACTGACTCCAGCAACACCCCCCAAATCAGCGACCCATTCTGCAGCTTGGGTCGTGCACATTAAAAAAGTCAGAGCATGCAAACCTCATCCTTCTCCAACAGCCACCCCAAAATCCCGTCCTCTCTCTCCTCAATCTCTCTCCCCCGCGCTGCTTCCACCTCCCCCGGCCCCACTTTCCCtgttccctctccctccctctcccgctTGGAGGCCGCGGCAGCCGCGGTGGCCTTCTTCTTccgctgctgcagctgctgctcgTTGCCGCCGCCGGCcttgctgctgcagctgctgctcgTTGCCGCCGCCGGCCTCCTCCGTCTCCAGCCTCGCGGAATCCCCGGCCAAGCCCTCCGGCGCCCGCCGCCACTCCCCCTGCGCGGATCGGGAGGTCGGTCGATCCACGGCGGAGGACACCCCTGCTGCGCGGATCTGGCCGCTGGACGTCGCGGCGGCGGAGCAGACGAGTGGAGACGGACGCCATGGACGAGCGCGAGGCTCGCCGCTCGCGCGCTACTGTTGGAATCGTGCTCGACGGCTCAACCCCGGATCCCCGCTCCCCGCCTCGACGCGGTACCCGCCGGCCTCGCCGCGCCGGCTCCTCGCCGCGGCGGCTCCCCGCAGCGGTCCGCCTGGCCGCGCCCCACTCCTACGGGCCCACCACTACGACGCCGCCAGAGATTTGCGTCCCTCTCGCTCGATGACGCACATTTGCAGCTCGGCAAGCCTCGTACCCAAAATGGGTGAGGTGATTGGGTCATCCGTTGGAGCGATGTTTTCGAAGGCAAAACACTGTGGGCGACCGATTTTACGTTTGGGTCACGGATTGCATTCGCCGTTGGAGTCAGTCTTAGCCCAATTCTCTACATTTGCACCAAACAGCCAAGGCCCGAGTGGTTCCGCAGGGGGGGGGGGTCAGAGTGTCTTGCGGAAGCAGAGTGACCAGAGTGATAAAGGTTTTTAAGCCGTTGTCGTAGTAGTCGACGTGACCTGGTCATCACGCGTTTTCACCGCCAGTGAGGGGATGAGAAAAAAAGGCTATCAAAAGAGCATAGTTACTTCTTCGCTCCCCGTGTTGGGTGATTTCGTGGCTTGTAGTTGTAGCTTTCAGACGAAGCCTACTCCCTCGGTTCCAACACAAATGTATATCTCATATTTCGAGAGATCAACCGAtattaaatttaactaaatatatataaaaagtaaTATGATACCCAAAATAAATAATACTAAATTAGTCACATCATAGGTCATATATTTTAATAGTATAAACCTATTTAGATAGATATGTAAATATTGACACTATTTTATTTTAAAATAAGAGAGATTTACATTTATTTTGGAACAAGAGAGGTTTTATATGAGATGTATATTTATTTTAAAAGAAGAGTGATTTACATTTAttttggaacaaagtgagtacaCTGTTGTagtctgcattgttgttgtcGTAAGAGATGGTCAAGCTCGGTTGTCAGaaacaagacatcaaatgtaccGTACTGTGGCAAAGTTCAGCTAAGGTTAAAAGGACCAtgcgctccccccccccccccacccacccacctaaATTTACAATCTTTTTAGAGTTTCATAGTTAATCTTACTTAAATATTGATAACATTTGTGTTTTATCATAATGGCCCTTAACACTCGTGAAGCAACGCCATCACATACCGTCCTGTTACGTTGGTCACAAACCCAGCattgtcctgttcgtttggctgataagtcatggctgaaagtactgttggctgatttgttgggaaAGAAAAATATCGTTGGGCCTTTTTCGGCTGACACAAACACTGTTCATGGACTGAAAACATTGTTCATGCTGAaattttgtgagaggaaaacactgttccggatgaaaaaaaaaacggatcaagccgggttcaaGGTCAGCCGAACAATGCCTTTGTTGGCTGAAAacgtacggcttataagccaaacaaataGGGCGCATGTCAATAACTCCTACCCCTCCTCGTTCCGATTGGGCCCTCTTGAGTCTTCCATATCATTTTATATTTTTAGTTACGATTTATGTTAGGGTAAAAATGAAATGCGGGAGAACCGAGCTAGTGCTCGGTTGGTCAGCTGGCCGTGGGCTCAGGCTGTCCACCTAGGTTCAAGTGCTGATACTCGTCTGGGTGCCTCACCTAGGGGATTTATTCCCCTTTAATAATTCCAGTTGCCTCGCACGGATGAGCCATCACTGTCATATCTCTGAGCCGTGTACTCTTAGCCCTAGATATAGGTTGTAGGTCTAACTTACACACCGAAGGTGTGAGTGAGTGTGTTAGCATGTTAGGGTGTATGTGTGGTGTGCGTTGGTGCGTGAGATTAGATACTGCATGTTGTCCTAGAAGGTTGAGGCACATGTTGTCCTAGAAGGTTGAGGCAATAAAAAAATGAAATGCAGGATTTGAAACCATGGCACTGTACACTAGGGTTGGCAATTTCTGAGTGCTGACGCTAGTCGTGCCGTTGCCCGTTGGCCACGAATGATAAAAGACCTAGTGTTGTTTGAACACACCCACGCTGTTACCCAATTTATTTATCTTGGGAATGGGCCAATCTCGAACATGTGCCAGATGGGCTTGGGCTGGGCCAGTCAACGGTGCAGTAGGCGGTTTGGTCAAGCCTGCCAGCCTGGGTTTCTTTCTTCGGCTGCTGAACTAAAACGTGTGTTCTGTATAACATCTCAATGTGCCTATTTATTTTCATTGTTTGTCAAAATCACAAATTTTGAATCATTGGGACTATTCTATTTTTTGTCAGTATCTCAAATTTCACGGCACCTTATTAAGTTCTGAATAATTGTTACCACGTTGCTGTTGTTAACACCTAAGATTTCATTATAGCTTAAATTCTAAATGATTGTGTCCATGTGCTATTGTGAACACCTCAAGTTTTAGGTTagctaaattctaaaaaaaaaggtTTTAGTTTAGCTTACTGCTGAAAATTGGTCATCCCATGTGCTAATCAAAATGGGATTTATAGTTCACTATTGTGATGTACCGAAATATTGATGATATGCCCATGTCAATGTTTTTATTTAGAAGGAAGATACAGTTTGAGTGGAGTGCTCGAGTAATGAGATGGTTAATTCAAGCTATTGAACAATGTCATGCCAAGCTTCGATGTAGTACTCCccatgttccaaattataagttgctttgctATGTCTTTTGGAGGTACATTGTTTTTGCTATATACCTAGATATAGGCTATGTcaagatacataataaaaactatgtatttagaaaagttaggacgacttataatttggaatgtagAGAGTATTAGTTAGGGGCACTTTTATGATGCTTGTAAATACAATTTCAAACTATTGTTACAAGCAATGATGGTTTGAGTTTGGGTATGCGTAGCAACAAATTAATTCAATTTTGATATAATGCTTTTGAAACAATGGTTTGTTAAACACATAGTCCATTATGTCTTCCACTCCATGGTAAACCATATCAAAGAAAATGAACATTAGCACTAATACATATGCTATTTGATTTGAAGGATCGATTCATCACAGAACGACGACACCAACCCTTTATGAGACGAATTTGAAGAGCATGCAAATGTGAAACATGTTGTTTATTTAGTCTTTCCGGCCTTTCGTATACAGTGAGCGCGTAAGCAGATACGATGACGTTCATCTATCCACTACGCTTTTAGtgggtttttttttctctctttatttAGGGCGGCACTTTTACTGCTGTGCAGTCACGCAGACACAGCTGACGCGATCAAGTGGGAGGGACGACGTGGTTGCAAACCAAACTCAAAGAGAGCATGCCTTGGCCGTGCAGTTTTTCCGCTGACGTGGAGTGGATAATTGTGCCAGCGACCACCGACACCTCAGCCAGCCAGCATAGTCCCCATCAGCTAGCGGTGAATTGCCGCCTCAACCGCCACGACAGCAAAGTGCAACCATGCATGCATTGCATCTCTCCCCATTTGTGTTGAAGTGCATATAGAGCGAGAAATTAAACGGCTGATGGTTCCCATGGTTCTAGTTCCTGAGACGAATGAATCTGAGCATCTGAcgtataaaaatataattagccAAAACTAGGGGATCGATGAGGGGATCCAGATCCAGCCCACAGGATTTTCATCAAACACCCACAGAGTTTCAGAAATCTGTTGCAGTCTCCCTCGCATCATCGTCGTCACCACGTTAGAAACAAATGCTCAGAAGTTGTTGAAATCCTGTGGGCTGAGACTAGAGATGGAATGGAAATAAAAGAAAACGATACACATATGGCGATCTAGTCTAGGATTGATAATCATTGGCATAGTGTCATGCAGTTTGTTTACTTTAGGctgtgttttcttttctttttcttttttttggcagAGGTCAGAAGTGGATTCACAAGTATTATATATTAACTTAATGTAATGGCCGTGAATTAATACATcgttcttttaattttttgaaaCAATTATTTATATTCTCAAAAGGGAAAGAATAGAAACTTTGTTCACAGCCCCCCGGTCGCAAAGAGCTAGCTTGCATTGGATTGCCCAATCGGTTACATATAATATACATACAATCATCAGTAACAATCAAGACATGTTAATTATTACTAGTGTACTTTGTCTGTACGCGTAGCGTCGCTGGCTCTACATGGAAGTATATATAGCAGTACGTACCAATCACTTGGACATTGGTAGAGCCGTACGTAGAGCAAAGCAAGGATGGCAATGGCACGAAACCGATGGACCGATCGTCTTCAGTCTGAGCTGGAAACTAAAATAAAGCGACGGAGCGAGACTGATCCGgccagccggagccggagccggaggttCTTCTTCCATGCTGCTTCC
The nucleotide sequence above comes from Miscanthus floridulus cultivar M001 chromosome 18, ASM1932011v1, whole genome shotgun sequence. Encoded proteins:
- the LOC136521615 gene encoding rhamnogalacturonan I rhamnosyltransferase 1-like; the protein is MGWKVASGGKAAAAAPGGDKLRFPPSSSAAAARSRMKLWLVRATTTVLLWTCVVQLTAVGDTWGPRVLKGWPSCLTPHDEEAAARPRPPLVDRAAAQPPKRIYRNNGYLMVSCNGGLNQMRAAICDMVVIARYLNATLVVPELDKTSFWNDPSEFQDIFDVEHFITSLRGEVRILRELPPRVKRRVELGMFHSMPPVSWSDISYYQNHILPLIRKYKVLHLNRTDARLANNGLPMEIQKLRCRVNYASLRFTPQIEELGKRVIRILRQNGPFLVLHLRYEMDMLAFSGCTQGCSTEEAEELTRMRYAYPWWKEKVIDSDLKRKDGLCPLTPEETALVLRALDIDRSMQIYIAAGEIYGGKRRMAALTSAYPNVVRKETLLEPSDLMFFQNHSSQMAALDYLVSLESDIFVPTYDGNMAKVVEGHRRFMGYKKTVLLDRKLIVELVDRYTNGSLRWDEFSALIKVAHAKRMGSASKRMVIPDRPKEEDYFYANPQECLQDRVLLQTS